In Candidatus Woesearchaeota archaeon, a single genomic region encodes these proteins:
- a CDS encoding DUF4942 domain-containing protein: MNNFNKTLAEVKEANEDFEFYPTDPKMLDVICKEIIKEESHKSSNLSILDIGAGNGSSLNSIKEKIDGKYGTYQNDYISSTLYAIEKSQVLINSMDKDLFIIGTDFYQQTFIDKKMDVYFSNPPYSDFKSWTMKLIRESNCNTMYLIIPERWNNSEEITSLLDQRRATYEILGNFSFEDSIYRKARAKVDIVKISFNISKFRNNRSYNSSVTVDPFELWFNENFHIQEKEPKEVIKEKKEERKNTLTNKAKIIDNLVTFYSEELDNLISNYKAVETLDSSLLEELNINIPSLKEGLKTKIQGLKNIYWKELFDNLEAITNRLTSKSRDLLLSTLLRNTSVDFTHENIYSIILWAIKNANKYIDSQLLNLYKDLTETKNIVGYKSNVHMVDDTWRSNSIRDTKDKAHHYKLDYRCVLEGFGGIHTGYSFEQVGNLSLRSHTVISDIFTIANNLGFTNKEDSRNREWESGKPQSFYTEDGELLAEIKAFKNGNMHYKLNQEFMKRFNIEAGKLNGWIKSPKEASEEMNINFDEAITYFNSNSYLLNSNIKLLS; this comes from the coding sequence ATGAACAATTTTAATAAAACACTAGCAGAAGTAAAAGAAGCCAATGAGGACTTTGAATTTTATCCTACTGACCCAAAAATGCTAGATGTAATATGTAAAGAAATAATTAAGGAAGAATCACATAAATCATCTAACTTATCAATATTAGATATTGGAGCTGGCAATGGCTCGTCTTTAAACTCTATAAAAGAAAAAATAGATGGAAAGTATGGAACTTATCAAAATGACTATATAAGCTCTACTTTATATGCAATTGAAAAATCACAAGTCTTAATAAACTCAATGGATAAAGACTTATTTATTATAGGAACAGACTTTTATCAACAAACATTTATAGATAAAAAGATGGATGTATATTTCTCTAATCCTCCATATTCTGATTTTAAATCTTGGACTATGAAACTAATAAGAGAGTCAAACTGTAATACAATGTATCTTATAATTCCTGAGAGATGGAATAATTCTGAAGAGATAACTTCTTTATTAGACCAAAGAAGAGCAACCTATGAAATATTAGGAAACTTTTCATTTGAAGATTCTATATACAGAAAAGCCAGAGCAAAAGTAGATATTGTGAAAATTAGTTTTAATATTAGTAAGTTTAGAAATAACCGTTCCTATAATTCTAGTGTAACAGTTGATCCTTTCGAGCTATGGTTTAATGAAAACTTTCATATTCAAGAAAAAGAGCCTAAAGAAGTAATTAAAGAAAAAAAAGAAGAGCGTAAAAACACTTTAACTAATAAAGCTAAGATTATAGATAATCTTGTTACATTCTATAGTGAAGAACTAGATAACTTAATTAGTAACTACAAAGCTGTAGAGACTTTAGACTCTAGTTTATTAGAAGAGTTAAACATAAACATTCCATCTTTAAAAGAAGGACTTAAAACTAAGATACAAGGTCTTAAAAATATATATTGGAAAGAATTATTTGACAATTTAGAAGCTATTACAAATAGATTAACTTCAAAGTCTAGGGATTTACTACTATCAACTTTATTAAGAAATACTTCTGTAGACTTTACACATGAAAATATATATTCAATTATCCTTTGGGCTATTAAAAATGCTAATAAATATATTGATAGTCAACTACTTAATTTATATAAAGACTTGACTGAGACTAAAAATATAGTAGGATATAAATCTAATGTTCATATGGTAGATGATACTTGGAGGTCAAACTCAATAAGAGATACTAAAGATAAAGCTCACCACTACAAATTAGATTATAGATGTGTACTAGAAGGTTTTGGTGGGATACATACAGGATATAGCTTTGAACAAGTAGGAAATTTAAGTTTAAGAAGTCATACTGTAATATCAGATATTTTTACTATAGCCAATAATCTAGGATTTACTAATAAAGAAGATTCAAGAAACAGAGAATGGGAATCTGGTAAACCTCAATCTTTTTATACAGAAGATGGAGAGCTACTAGCTGAAATAAAGGCTTTTAAAAATGGAAACATGCACTATAAATTAAATCAAGAGTTTATGAAAAGATTTAATATAGAAGCTGGAAAACTTAATGGGTGGATAAAGTCTCCTAAAGAAGCTAGTGAAGAAATGAACATAAACTTTGATGAAGCAATAACCTACTTTAATTCTAATAGTTATCTACTTAATAGTAATATAAAGTTATTAAGTTAA